tccctgtcccctgagAAAACCAAAACCGTAAACCAGGTTGCTCTGAGGTTCTAGACCAAGGGGCAGATGGAATTGGACAGAAATGTGCTGGGCCCAGAATGAGCTGCTTCTGCAGTGAACAACAGAGCTCATTCTCTGACAGGATGGACACGTCATAGGTACTGCAGCTCTTGCTCTTTTCTCAAGTTTTCACAGCCAGCAGATGTGAAGAGGGTGCTCCTGGGAAACACCTGGGCActgcagaagctgctggagaTGTCAGGTCAACAACATCTGATGAGGCAGCACAGAGGACCCAGGCCTGAGTCGAAGGTCTGAGACAGCtgaagcagcaaggaaaagcCTTAGGGACTTGGTGACAAAATTTGGAAAGAAGAGACATGAAAATAAGATGGCAATGACAGGCACGAGAGTATAAGGATGAGAAAGGCCTGTGGCAGTCTGGGTGGTTCAGATGAATATTAATGCATCTCTTAGGAGTGAAAACTGTAACCCTACTTCCCCTGAAGTGTTTGTAATGTTTGCATAAACCATACATCTGCTGTGTTTGGCTGAGGCTAGAGGAAAGGTGCTGTAGCCACCTCAcatgctgcagggcagggctctgAAGGTATATTCAAACAGGACTTTCAGGGAGACATGTACAGCTTGTGCAAGAGAGAAGGATGCAATGGTACATAAATCAGAGATAATTCCAAAGAAGGGGTGGGGCTACTGTCCTTTGAGAACTGGCCACTCCTCTTCTTATTAGTGGGAGTATCTTTAGGGAGAAGAGTCcgaaacagaaataatttctgtgccttataaaatggaagaaaagttCCAGAAGTTCCACaacaagagaggaaaaaaaaagagtatttggAATTTCCATAAAATTTAGGCCTGGGCCTGGGCAGGACTAGGCAGTGGAAGGTCTTAGTATCAGCAACTCAGCTCTGGTAGCTCCGATTTCTCACAAAATCCCATTTTGACAGctcactttccttttttaaaccTTGTCTCTCACAGATACCAGTCCTGAATGGTCTTGGGGGTGGCTCTTCAAGGGCTACTGTGCTGAAAGCCTGTGTTTCTAACTCAAGACTCGAGTCTCAGTTCCTGTGGCCTCCATTTTCAAAGGCTCAGTCTAATGCATCCTAAATTAACTCTCCAGGCAACAGAGTATGAAATCGGACATGACCGATCGATCCTCGAGCATCGATTCAAAGCGAAACTAATGGaatgtaaagaaaatgtaaGACTCTATTGTACTGTAAAGTACAAAAATGGCTACCTATTTAgccattttataaaataaaatttcatttgggAGGTGGGTGGAGGTGTCAAGTTTGAAGAACTGACTAAAACAAGGCATAGGGACATTACAAACTGCTGCCATACAGATTGAGCCTTGGGGGAATGGCTTTGGTAGACACCGCCGACTAAAATAATTGCACGATAATTTTGGCTAGAGGCACCATCCTATCATCTGATGATTTTTAAACCGTGTATGAATAGTTTAGACAGAGCGATCTGGGCATCCAGCTACATAGAACTGAGAAGCCTGTTCAGTGGACCACGTCTATGCTTTGGctcttggggaaaagaaaaaaaagaaaaaaaaaagagatgtccTAGGATTCTCAAGGAGAGGTCTCTGAGAAATAACAACAAGCAGTTCTGCATGCTCCTTCTGCAATGCTCTAAGAGACTAACCAAAGGCTTTCTCCTAAGGTAAGTAGCAGAAAAGTAATTCTTCCTAGGGGCAGTATGGAGCAGGCAGGTGCCTGTCAGACTTGAAGCAATGCAAAATAAATCCATGAGTATTTGCATCTTAACATTTAACTTCTTCtgacaagaaatttaaagtttaatgctgctttttcatACCTCAACTGATGCAAATCTGGCATGAATGTAATACAGAAGTCATTTGAATAGTGGCAAATGAccagattaattttaaagaaataacgAAATCAAAAATTAAAGGAACTTCCTCCAGGAGAAATGGTGGATTCCCATCTGTTTCTAAGTGATTACATGCAtgaatttttattgtttgaaaTAACCATATAAAAATACTTGAGCCGACACAAAGGTAGTCAGATGGTATAATGAGAAACATCTCAGGCATGTACTTTACTAAAAATGGTATATTTCTAGTCTACAACACTAGTAATATAGAATAGGCTGCACTACTAGAATTTCTAGTCTACTAGTAAACTGGAAATAATGATATCATTGATTTTTGAGATTACTCTCTTACAGTAAACTGAAATTACTCTGTTACACAGAACTCAATTAaggccagggaagggaaaaaaatggaagaattagAAGCACATTGCTATGACAAGGTTGTGAAATAGTTTGGGCTGATTTCTTAGAGACTCTGGCTTTTGTGGCTCtaacttctttattttataCAACATTCACTGTGTCAATATTTATGCTGCAGTTTTACCAGTGCAGAGCTGAGGGCAAGTGTCCTGGTATCACAGGCTCACTTAGAGGGTGAGTTATACCATTCCTACAATTACATTACTCTCCTCTGTTGGCTTTTATAATGCAAAAGTGAGGATAGAGTTGTTTAAACAATGATAGAAACAACTTAAGAAACAAAACTCTATAGAGCTGGAATGATCTGTTTATATACCTCTCTTGCCCCAAATAGTTACATACACTTTCTGTTCCAGAACAATGGCAGTTCCTACTGCTAGATGAATGCATTTTATCTTTGGGATTAAAGCatatctccttttcccttttattcCTGAATTTACATTGTAGCATCACACTTGGGGTTTtattgtttggttgggtttttttgctgagTCTATCAATTTCAGTGAGGGATCAGCCATTTGCAAGGCAATGAGTATATCTAAAGCTCCTTTGTTTAACTGTTGCATTGGACTACAATAATTATTGctgactttttgttttcctcatgtCTCATTGCAATGATATGTGTGAGAGGGAAGGAGTGGGGAAACAAGATATTCTGGGTGCATCACAGCACCTAAGAAATTGCTTCACTCGATATGTTTCCTTAGCCAGTTCCATGTGTGAAAATTCAAATTTGCAGACTGAAAACAGTCCcagaaacaaaataatgaaatctgTAGGATGCCTGTGCTGAGAATGACTTCACTGCTGGTTACAACTGAAAATCTTTACTTGCAGTGTGGAAAAATGCAGCCTTGAAGCAGAATTGAACTACATGGGATCATGTCATGAACCAAGCCATATTAGTAATGGTGATATCACCCAGCTACGCTATCATTTAAATACATACAAGATTTTGGGCACATCAACCAGCcactttcaaacaaaaaaagcttagAAATTGCACTTTACTAAAGGTTGTAGTTTAGTGGAATTTGGGACTTCTTTAAAGTATTGtagcacaaaaaaaattcaagtgtGAACCCTAAAGTAGATATGATCCCAGTTGCTTTCAATAATTCATTACTGTATTAGTAGAACACATTCCAGGGACTCAGCACCAAACATGCAGTTCATGCATAAATAAGCAGTCAAATATCTTACATTTCAATTCCCCACATTACCCGAAGCTCCAAAATAGTTTCAAAAGAAGCAGCTTGTAAATCAAGCATCTGGTAGCAGAACATAGACCAATTTGCTTGTGAATCAAGCATTTTGTTAATCATTTTTGTTAAAAGGATTTTCATACACTCACTGTTAAAAACCTCCACATTGCTCCATTATGTAATCCCTGATTTCATTATCTCATATGTTAAAATTTATAATTAAGATGAAGTCTTGGTGGTCCAGTAAAACTTGATGCATAAAAATAAAGGTAATAACCCTAGGAGCACTCAGTTTATTGATATTGTCCTAGAACTGAGACTGCAAATGTAAAGTTATGTGTAAATCAGCTACATATTTGTAGTTTTAGGAAGCCAAGAGAGAAACTTGTGAATTGTTACCCGGGTAGGTGGGAAAATATTGGATGGATGACACTAATATTGCTACTACCTTGGGgtaaaaatgaaacttttttttagtCAGTTATAGGACACTTCTCAAAGCTTTATCCAACAAATTAAAGCCAAGAACATTATCTATTATGGCAAAACTATGGCAAATTCATAGTCAATGTGGAATGGAGTGGGTGTAGAATTAACCTGTAGTTGGCAAAGGATTTGCAAAGTGGGAAAAAAGTCTTCATTTCTAGtgggaagaaaataatataaaattatggGCAGTTATGAAGTACTGTGTATTACAGCTGAAATTAATCTCTCTTAATCTTAAAATAATCTCACATTTGCATCTTTGACCAGTAATCATGAAGTTTGCATTCATTTAAAGACCCAGTAAGTAGAAAATAATGATGAACTTCTAAGAGCTCTCCAGCTACCAGAATGTATCTGAAAgacatttattaaaattaaaaaaaaaaaaaaccgcaAACAAACGAAACTTAAAatgtccattaaaaaaaaaaaaaatcattgcatgaaaataatttttttttttgtttccagaaatGAACTTCTGACCATGGGGGACTGGAACTTGTTGGGCAGCATCCTTGAAGAAGTGCACATCCACTCCACCATAGTTGGCAAAATCTGGCTCACGATCCTGTTCATATTCCGGATGCTGGTGCTGGGAGTGGCTGCTGAAGATGTCTGGGATGATGAGCAGTCCGAGTTCATCTGCAACACAGAGCAACCTGGCTGCAACAATATCTGTTATGACAAAGCCTTCCCCATCTCTTTGATCAGATACTGGGTACTGCAGATCATATTTGTCTCCTCCCCATCCCTAGTGTACATGGGCCACGCGCTCTACAGGTTAAGGGCGCTCGAGAAAGAGCGACAGAACAGAAAAGCCGACCTGCGGGCTCAGCTCGAGGACCTGGAGCCCATGCTCGAGGAACACAGGAGAGTTGAGAGAGAACTGCGTAAGCTGGAGGAACAGAAGAAAGTGAATAAGGCACCCCTGAGAGGGTCTCTGCTGCGCACCTACGTCCTACATATCCTGACCCGGTCGGTGGTCGAAGTAGGCTTTATGATAGGTCAGTATCTTTTGTACGGGCTTCACATGTCTCCCCTTTACAAATGCACTCGGCCTCCTTGCCCTAACACGGTGGATTGTTTTGTGTCCCGACCCACAGAGAAGACCATCTTTATGGTTTTCATGAACAGCATAGCCGCCGTCTCCCTCTTCCTCAACATCCTCGAAATCGCCCACCTGGGCATCAAGAAGATCCGGAAGAGCCTCTGCGGGCAGCCGCAGTGGCCGGCGGGCCCCTCCGAGGAGGACCCCGGCCTGTACATCTCCAAGAAGAGCTCGGTGGTGCCTCCGCCGCCCTGCCTGGCCAGCAACGCgtccccgccgcgccccgcgcccgcgccgctcccgccgcccgccgcccccgcgccgccgccggcccggcAGCACCGCGGGCAGCTCCAGGGgacgccgccgccgcgccgccggcaCCACGGACAGCACCAGCCGCCCTCCTCCAGCAGCGAGGAGGCGCCGCGGGCCGccccggcgggcggcggggcgggggcggcgggggcggccgcggccaCCGCCCACCGGGCGCCCCGCAGGCACAGCCGGGTGAGCGCCTGCCGGGATCTGGATGAGGAGCGCGGCGACTCCCCGGACAGCGGGCACTGCCCGGGCACCCGCAAGTCCAGCTTCCTCTCCCGCGTCTTCACCGGGAGCCGGGCGGGCAGCGACAGCGAGAGCACCGCCTCCCGCggcggctccggctccggctccggctccggctccggctccggctccggctccggctcgGGGGGGAAGCGCCGCGAGGAGGGCGCGCCCagcccgccgcccgccgccgcctcgggACGCCGCGTGTCCATGGCAAGTAGCGCCCGGGGCAGCCCGCGGgaggggggcggcggggggcccCGGCACCCTGTGCCGGCCCTGGGGAAGAGGGGACGAGCCAGGGGGCAGGACGACTCGGGCAGGACTTCCAACACAGCCCCAGCGCCTCGCGGCCTCCCGGACAAAGCCAAGCTCCCAAACGCTCGGCctccttctgcagtgaaagCAGGAACACCAGGGAATTACTGAGTCCCGAGGAGCTCTAAGTCACCGAATCCCAGCTTCTTTATATTCATTCCATCATCCCAATCAAGTGGACGAGGATTGTCccagggaaaatttcttcagctCCTGCCAGTGTAAGAAAAAGAAGCCTTGAATGCATTGAGTTCAATGACATAACTTCTCTCAGTTTCGGGTTTGTCCCAGAGGTGACCTCCAAGTTGAATAATTGTTCAATGAATAAATCAAAAGATCTACATTAAAAAACACCCCACCAAATAATTGCAATGCCAGAGCCAACGACTACAGAATTGCTTTTTCAGcagctcttccttttctttggcCCCATGCTCTAGGCTTGCTTACAGTCATAATGTTGATAAGATATAGTGCTTGCATTTAAGAATCAACAAGGCTTTCTTAAAAGTGATTTGACTTGTGGTTGCCTCAGATAACAGGTTTTGTTCTTTGAGAGCACAGAGGCTCCTTTACAATCGCTTGCAGTAGCAAGCCCATAAATACCTTTTTCTGGGGCATGTAATAAACAAGATCACTTCACACAAAGCTCAAAGTCATAGAttctgttcaattttttttccttgctcttcCTAAACacccccactcccctttttttcttatatagacaacaaacaaaaccaaccaaccaacttCAAATCTTTTGTGGTAAGAAACACAAGGCACCGTTACATTGCTCATCCAAAAACTGTTTGTGGGTTCCAGTTTTCATGGGATGACAGTTCCTACAATAAGCCAGTCAGCATAAACCACGTTAAATTGTCACTTAGGTGCAATTGAACCACTTTCCACTTCAATCTTTCTAATACAGAGAGAGGGCCTAGAGCCTAATCTGTTGATCTGCTGGGTTTTGATATTCAGATAGAAGGCTCTTTAAAAAGGTGAAGTGCAGAAAGTTATTTAAAGCAAGACAGAATTTCAGTAGCACCCTGTTGCGAACTCACAGAAGTTGCTTGGCAGCTTTTCCTGTGTAATGACAATGACTCTATCTTCCAGGGGAGCTCTTCGGAGAAATACAGTCAGTTTGCAAAACAATGTCATTACTCTTGAAAGTAACAGTGCTCCAGCATGCTGTCTTTGGAGATCATTACGTGTAGGATTTGTgctagcattttaaaatgtgactgATGTAGGTGTGCTACCTGGTGCTTCCTGCTTACAGCACACAATATTTAAAAGTACGTGTACTTCTTAATACAACTGAGTCAAGATTTTGGCAAATGCACTTCactctggcactgctgcagcattttATGAATACTGATTTCAATACACAAATATGCTGGTGCATCACAAATATGTGGAACCTGGGCATTAGAACTTGAAGACTCTTACAGTCTGTATTCCCCAATTCCTGTATTAACCATTTAATTTGGTCAAAGGCACTCAGCATTGGTTTGATATGTTTTAACTTGATTTCCAGAAGACAATCATAATGTATGAATAATAGAATCATataatgatttgggttggaagggatcttaaagatcatctagttccaacccccacCCTGTCAAGGGActccttccactagaccaggttgcctGAAGCCCCTTCAAGCCTGgatttgaacacttccagggatggggcgtTCACAACTTCTCttggcaacctgttccagtgcctcacccccctcacaataaagaatttcttcctactaaacctactctctttcattttaaagccattcccatttgtcctatcactacaagCCCTTGCAAAAAGTCCCTCTACAGCtctcttgtaggctcccttctaCTTACTGGAAGGCCACTACTAGGtcaccctggagccttctcttctccagtctgaacaaccccaattctctcagcctttcctcataggagaggcaatgtttagagaaaagaaaaatgtgtattaCTAGATTTATCTGTGTGATAAGAGCATTCAAAATCTATTGatcatgttttttaaaaaaataagtacttAAAAGTAATTGtattaaaaaattccaaatgaAGCTTACAAAACTATGCCATCCTACTGTCATCCCTGATTAACGGTGACTTGCAACAGTAATGCAGAGAAAGCACAGACACTTTTTAATATAACAGTGAATCCACATGAACAAACATACTCTAAACAGCCAAAATGGAGTCTGTTCTAACCTAAATTTTACTAATCTAAGCTGGGTAGCCTAATAGCAGAATTGACACTGTTCTTCAATTTTCTTTGATAACTTTCCCAAACTGTCATCTTTAGTTCCATACTGGttccagttttttctttttcccttcatccACACCATTTGGCCAGAATTTGTCTGTAGCATTCTTCGTATTAGGTTCAATGAGAGATGAGTATCAACTCAACATTGAAAATATCACTTTCTGTAGCTCAATAACCATTCTGGCAACCTCCAACCAAACACCTACCCATGTTCTGTGGTAAGACAGCAGGACAACTGCAGCTGCCCACAAACACTATAGTTTTCTTCTTAGCTGAAAGAAAACCTCAAAGCTACACAAAATCTATCCATCCGATACTGCAAGAGTGTTCAGACAAGTCAACTGCGCTCTGTGAGTCAGGACATTGAAAGTACTGAGCAAGTCTAATGGTACAGTTTATGGATGCTTGATCTTCAGCCAGTGATGAGCTTCTTCCTGACCAGTATTATCACCGCCACTTCCACAGCAAAACTGAATCTCTTACAAGTAAACAATAATCATTAGGcacaaataaatgttttaaaattacctCTTGTAATGTATTGCACCCTCTGGATCAAACTATGAAGACCAGGTGGTGGATAGTAATTGGTCAGGTCATatcatgggatttttttcataagTACAAAACTGCCTCTCTCAAAGAGAACAGGAAGTTCTTCTTAGGACTTCCTCTTTGGAGGAAAGGTTGCTTTGGACCTTTAAGAGAGAATTCATTTAGTTCTTCACTGAAAGCCCTTATGAAACAGCGCAGTAGGATACTGAATACAAAATGCATGTTTGGCTATCAGGATTCCTCAACTTTTTCAGACTTCAGTTCAAACCAGACCATCTCTGTatataagaaagaagaaatgccCTTCCCATTGGTAGAATTTATACAGGGCAACCATGTTTGGCCACAGTGCAAACTAGAAGGCTGTTTAAAACTTCCTCATCTGGAATTGGTGGAGATGAAGAGCCATTTCATCATTTCGCGTCCAACTGCAGCATAAACCCCtgacaaaatatttacattgcAACTGTTTAGTTTTACACCCAAACTACTCACTCTTCATGTTCAGTTCTGTTTCTTTCACACTGCATTGTCCAAAGTTAATCATTATTCAGACGAGGAAGCCAAagtgagagagacagaaaaccTAAAAAACTTATTTGGCTAAAGAtccattgggaaaaaaaatacctttttttgaGGCACTGCTGGTCAAGCTTTAGGTTTATTAGATTCTCAGGACAGAATACCAAAACTGGACCTTCGAGCACATAGCAAAGCAAAGATGGAGTCAATGCATGACATGAGGGTTATTTCTAACTGATTTCATTCCACCTAAACACAGTGACAAGAGCATTGCTGACTGTATGGATGAGCTAATCTCAATATAATGTTACAAAACTCTACACTGACAGGGGAATCCAGCAACTGTGTACAGCTGAAGTCAGACTATCTGCAAGTCTCCAAAACCTTGGTCCTGAGGACCACATTCAGCATGCTTTGAAGtgacagaaaacaattttttcactGATAACTATCTCCACATTAATAATTTCCAAGGCTCACTTAGAGGATACATTTTAGAGAATATACAGTATCTTATCTTCTACGAAATATGGTGGGTACACACATAGTTCTGCCCTAAGGTTTGCATCTCTCACCacattttaacttttattttaggGGAGA
The DNA window shown above is from Corvus hawaiiensis isolate bCorHaw1 chromosome 3, bCorHaw1.pri.cur, whole genome shotgun sequence and carries:
- the GJA10 gene encoding gap junction alpha-10 protein, whose translation is MIFKPCMNSLDRAIWASSYIELRSLFSGPRLCFGSWGKEKKEKKKRCPRILKERSLRNNNKQFCMLLLQCSKRLTKGFLLRNELLTMGDWNLLGSILEEVHIHSTIVGKIWLTILFIFRMLVLGVAAEDVWDDEQSEFICNTEQPGCNNICYDKAFPISLIRYWVLQIIFVSSPSLVYMGHALYRLRALEKERQNRKADLRAQLEDLEPMLEEHRRVERELRKLEEQKKVNKAPLRGSLLRTYVLHILTRSVVEVGFMIEKTIFMVFMNSIAAVSLFLNILEIAHLGIKKIRKSLCGQPQWPAGPSEEDPGLYISKKSSVVPPPPCLASNASPPRPAPAPPLSLLPTGKTLHSEQDREEKAAIQHECLPSSSEHGMFIQPFNNM